One Actinospica robiniae DSM 44927 genomic region harbors:
- a CDS encoding vWA domain-containing protein yields the protein MIHDRGEEPVVIAGAAKPKCLPTYLVLDTSDSMKPYTDLLNDSLKFVHRAAYHDPEISQYAHISIVVFNNEASVALPMSDISEVDRLPRVACGGITEYAKAFDLIRERIEVDVPNLLAAGLQVQRPVVFFMTDGLPTDGMRQGDKNGDERIWRDAFARLTDESWDRHPHVVAFGFGKARSSVIAAVATLQAFIAEQAQDQAESLRELFSFLVKSLSASATRGVLQVPEVMDGFRSVELEYMR from the coding sequence ATGATCCACGACCGTGGCGAAGAGCCCGTCGTCATCGCGGGAGCGGCGAAGCCCAAGTGCCTGCCGACCTACCTGGTGCTCGACACCTCGGACTCGATGAAGCCTTACACCGACCTGCTCAACGACAGCCTCAAGTTCGTCCACCGGGCGGCCTACCACGACCCCGAGATCTCGCAGTACGCGCATATCTCGATCGTCGTGTTCAACAACGAGGCCAGCGTCGCCCTGCCCATGTCGGACATCAGCGAGGTCGACCGGCTGCCGCGAGTCGCGTGTGGCGGAATCACCGAATACGCGAAGGCCTTCGATCTGATCCGGGAGCGTATCGAGGTCGACGTGCCCAATCTGCTCGCGGCGGGCCTGCAGGTGCAGCGGCCGGTCGTGTTCTTCATGACGGACGGCCTCCCGACCGACGGGATGCGCCAGGGCGATAAGAACGGAGACGAGCGCATCTGGCGCGACGCGTTCGCCCGGCTTACGGACGAGTCCTGGGACCGCCATCCGCACGTCGTCGCCTTCGGCTTCGGCAAGGCCAGGTCCTCGGTGATCGCCGCCGTCGCCACCCTGCAGGCCTTCATCGCAGAGCAGGCGCAGGACCAGGCGGAATCGCTGCGCGAGCTGTTCAGCTTCCTGGTGAAGAGCCTGTCGGCGTCGGCGACTCGGGGAGTGCTCCAGGTGCCGGAGGTGATGGACGGGTTCCGTTCCGTAGAACTCGAATACATGCGGTGA
- a CDS encoding protein phosphatase 2C domain-containing protein, protein MAAILVEQFGSRRELPAALLIGVLVLVINRLLSLGYDWLSARGIGTQTEARPPKPVALAPTSSATVSRAREESSSTASENSAPTRRVPQDPPQAPPRTPADAALQPLAFVHPTQLGTADWRLPAEPSRSGVHADQATIGDLIVRAAAVLGPSHRHDEAKATPCQDAYQLGTTRDRGHLLVAVADGVSASRYSEKGSAIATHSAVLALRHAIGDGQDIGVNVFDKTFHEAAGAIVQEGRRVRRPPTDYRTTLITAVVPSAPDPYGVRRVRLAWLGDSSAWVLGADGWSRVAGTEKSGFDRNTIESCLPGRPGELLQTVVDLRPGQALALMSDGLGDALSDVSSAPEELARRWARPPTLPRFLRDLLFDAPGQYDDRTAVLVWTPPDERGRR, encoded by the coding sequence GTGGCCGCCATCCTGGTCGAGCAGTTCGGCAGTCGTCGTGAACTTCCCGCAGCCCTGCTGATCGGAGTCCTCGTCTTGGTCATCAACCGGCTACTCAGCCTCGGTTACGACTGGCTGTCGGCGCGGGGCATCGGAACCCAGACCGAGGCGCGGCCTCCGAAACCCGTGGCGCTTGCGCCGACCAGCTCGGCGACGGTGTCTCGCGCGAGGGAGGAGTCCTCGAGCACGGCCTCGGAAAACTCCGCGCCGACCCGGCGCGTACCTCAGGATCCGCCCCAGGCACCGCCTCGCACGCCGGCGGACGCCGCCCTTCAACCCCTGGCGTTCGTACACCCCACCCAGCTCGGCACTGCCGACTGGCGGCTGCCGGCTGAGCCGTCCCGCTCCGGCGTGCATGCAGATCAGGCCACGATCGGCGACCTCATCGTCCGCGCGGCCGCCGTGCTCGGCCCCTCGCACCGGCACGACGAGGCAAAGGCCACTCCATGTCAGGACGCGTACCAGCTGGGCACCACCCGGGACCGCGGGCACCTGCTGGTCGCAGTCGCCGACGGGGTGTCCGCGAGCCGATACTCGGAAAAGGGCTCTGCGATCGCTACCCATTCGGCAGTACTAGCGCTTCGCCACGCCATCGGCGACGGGCAGGACATCGGCGTCAACGTCTTCGATAAGACGTTTCACGAAGCTGCCGGGGCCATTGTTCAGGAGGGCCGCCGCGTGCGCCGCCCGCCCACGGACTATCGCACCACGCTCATCACCGCCGTGGTTCCGAGTGCGCCGGATCCCTATGGTGTGCGGCGGGTACGGCTTGCCTGGCTCGGCGATTCGAGCGCCTGGGTGCTGGGCGCCGACGGGTGGAGCCGCGTGGCCGGCACGGAGAAGAGCGGCTTCGACCGGAACACCATCGAGAGCTGCCTGCCGGGTCGACCGGGCGAACTGCTCCAGACCGTCGTCGACTTGCGTCCCGGCCAGGCTCTCGCGCTGATGAGCGACGGGCTCGGGGATGCGCTCAGCGATGTGAGCAGCGCGCCGGAGGAACTGGCGCGGCGCTGGGCTCGGCCGCCCACGTTGCCCCGGTTCCTGCGCGATCTGCTCTTCGACGCGCCGGGCCAGTACGACGACCGCACTGCGGTGCTCGTCTGGACCCCGCCCGACGAGCGGGGGCGGCGATGA